The Patescibacteria group bacterium genome has a segment encoding these proteins:
- a CDS encoding NUDIX hydrolase, producing the protein MLYNNCPKCGWKYSGQGLKHILSCTKCGFTFYINSKPTASAIIVDGDKILLGKRRIEPSKGKWDVIGGFLDFGEHPEVGVRREVKEETGLDVIIDGLLGFFMDTYDQTGDATLNICFVVRAISNQLTPGDDIEEVRWFAPTEIPNDIAFKNGRDMIDAWMNDRVIRSAKS; encoded by the coding sequence ATTCTGGCCAAGGACTAAAACACATACTCAGTTGTACTAAGTGTGGATTTACCTTTTATATTAATTCAAAGCCAACGGCCAGTGCAATTATTGTTGATGGTGACAAGATTCTTCTTGGGAAACGACGCATAGAACCGTCAAAAGGTAAATGGGATGTCATTGGCGGTTTTTTAGATTTTGGGGAACACCCCGAAGTCGGAGTTAGGCGAGAAGTCAAAGAGGAAACCGGGCTAGACGTGATAATTGATGGTCTGCTTGGGTTTTTTATGGACACATACGACCAGACTGGCGACGCAACGTTGAATATTTGTTTTGTGGTTAGGGCTATATCAAACCAATTGACTCCCGGAGACGACATTGAAGAAGTTAGATGGTTTGCGCCTACCGAGATTCCAAACGACATTGCCTTCAAGAACGGCCGGGATATGATCGATGCCTGGATGAACGATCGTGTTATACGGTCGGCCAAATCATAA
- a CDS encoding RNA-binding protein yields the protein MAKKLFVGSLSYSVTDDQLREFFAAAGTVETAQVVMDRMTGRSRGFGFVEMSSDEEAKKAVEMFDGKEMGGRAIVVNEARPMTDRPRRDNGFQNQSGSF from the coding sequence ATGGCAAAAAAACTCTTTGTGGGAAGCCTTTCCTACAGCGTCACAGACGATCAGCTGCGCGAATTCTTCGCCGCGGCCGGCACCGTCGAAACAGCCCAGGTAGTAATGGACCGGATGACCGGCCGTTCACGGGGTTTCGGCTTTGTCGAAATGTCTTCCGATGAGGAAGCCAAGAAAGCGGTCGAAATGTTTGACGGTAAGGAAATGGGTGGCCGAGCGATCGTGGTGAATGAGGCCCGTCCAATGACGGATCGACCTCGCCGCGACAACGGCTTCCAGAACCAATCAGGCAGCTTCTAG
- a CDS encoding DUF4342 domain-containing protein — MDQNNQSQKTEEFSLNGSELVERIKELIKQGNIRRIIIKNEKNESLMEIPVTIGVVGALLLPTLAAVGAIAALVTKCTIVVEKRED; from the coding sequence ATGGATCAGAATAATCAATCGCAAAAGACGGAAGAGTTTTCCCTCAACGGCAGCGAATTGGTGGAACGAATTAAGGAGCTGATTAAGCAGGGAAATATCCGCCGGATCATCATCAAGAACGAAAAGAACGAATCGCTGATGGAAATACCGGTGACGATCGGTGTGGTGGGCGCCTTGTTGCTGCCCACGCTGGCAGCGGTTGGCGCTATCGCCGCATTGGTGACGAAATGTACAATTGTGGTGGAGAAGCGGGAAGATTAA